The following proteins are co-located in the Salvelinus namaycush isolate Seneca chromosome 33, SaNama_1.0, whole genome shotgun sequence genome:
- the LOC120027996 gene encoding transmembrane protein 14C-like isoform X2 gives MRTKRMTDWVGYGYAALIASGGVMGYVKARSVPSLAAGILFGSLAGVGAYQISQDPTNIWVSLVTSGALAGVMGKRFYGSRKMMPAGMMAAASLLMVGKLGVGMLLQKPQES, from the exons atgaggaCAAAAAG AATGACTGATTGGGTTGGATATGGGTATGCAGCACTCATTGCATCTGGAGGAGTGATGGGCTATGTCAAAGCAC GCAGTGTCCCCTCCTTGGCGGCAGGTATTCTCTTCGGCAGCCTAGCTGGGGTTGGTGCCTACCAGATATCGCAAGATCCTACAAATATTTGGGTGTCTCTAG TCACATCAGGAGCCCTGGCAGGTGTGATGGGAAAGAGATTCTACGGTTCCAGGAAGATGATGCCTGCTGGAATGATGGCAGCAGCAAG TCTACTTATGGTGGGGAAGCTGGGTGTTGGAATGCTGCTGCAGAAGCCCCAGGAGTCATAA
- the LOC120027996 gene encoding transmembrane protein 14C-like isoform X3 — translation MTDWVGYGYAALIASGGVMGYVKARSVPSLAAGILFGSLAGVGAYQISQDPTNIWVSLVTSGALAGVMGKRFYGSRKMMPAGMMAAASLLMVGKLGVGMLLQKPQES, via the exons ATGACTGATTGGGTTGGATATGGGTATGCAGCACTCATTGCATCTGGAGGAGTGATGGGCTATGTCAAAGCAC GCAGTGTCCCCTCCTTGGCGGCAGGTATTCTCTTCGGCAGCCTAGCTGGGGTTGGTGCCTACCAGATATCGCAAGATCCTACAAATATTTGGGTGTCTCTAG TCACATCAGGAGCCCTGGCAGGTGTGATGGGAAAGAGATTCTACGGTTCCAGGAAGATGATGCCTGCTGGAATGATGGCAGCAGCAAG TCTACTTATGGTGGGGAAGCTGGGTGTTGGAATGCTGCTGCAGAAGCCCCAGGAGTCATAA
- the LOC120027996 gene encoding transmembrane protein 14C-like isoform X1, translating into MLSTMWRKTSLPVGSLATRHCYDTHYEAALKDTPEGARMTDWVGYGYAALIASGGVMGYVKARSVPSLAAGILFGSLAGVGAYQISQDPTNIWVSLVTSGALAGVMGKRFYGSRKMMPAGMMAAASLLMVGKLGVGMLLQKPQES; encoded by the exons ATGCTGTCTACCATGTGGAGAAAGACTTCACTTCCCGTGGGGTCTTTGGCAACGCGTCATTGCTACGATACGCACTACGAAGCAGCGTTGAAGGATACGCCAGAAGGAGCAAG AATGACTGATTGGGTTGGATATGGGTATGCAGCACTCATTGCATCTGGAGGAGTGATGGGCTATGTCAAAGCAC GCAGTGTCCCCTCCTTGGCGGCAGGTATTCTCTTCGGCAGCCTAGCTGGGGTTGGTGCCTACCAGATATCGCAAGATCCTACAAATATTTGGGTGTCTCTAG TCACATCAGGAGCCCTGGCAGGTGTGATGGGAAAGAGATTCTACGGTTCCAGGAAGATGATGCCTGCTGGAATGATGGCAGCAGCAAG TCTACTTATGGTGGGGAAGCTGGGTGTTGGAATGCTGCTGCAGAAGCCCCAGGAGTCATAA